The Balaenoptera ricei isolate mBalRic1 chromosome 9, mBalRic1.hap2, whole genome shotgun sequence genome segment GAGTCTCATCCACAAAATCTAGggatattttcataatttcaatTTTGGGGATGTAATACCAAGAATTAAGACAACTTGCTCTTAATCAAAATGaagaatcttatttaaaaaaatttccaggaaACACATGACAAAATAAGGCGTTATAAGCAGAAAAAGTTTCATAAAATGGTTTATCTTAATGaacaaaagaaagtaaagagaTAGTCATTTATTAATAAACCCAATTTAAGACTCTAGAAAAATTACGGTCTCTTAGCACTTTTGAAAGACTTCATCCCTTTCAAAGTCAGTCAGTGTGAAGGAAATGTCATGTCTTCCCACCTCCCCAAAGTTCACCCTGATCCATCATATCATGCTGCCTTTGTTTAGTATACGGAAGCCCAGCTGGATGTCAGGTAGTCTGCATACTTAGTAAAGGTACGGGCTACTGTAGCAATAAAACTTACTTGCTCTTTCTCCCACTCCGTGAATCTGCTGCTGATGAGCTGGCGTTCTGTGTCAGTGTAGTCATGAGCGCTGAAGATGATGAATAGCCAGCTGCTTCCCTGGGCATGGAAAACTCTTTTCCCAGCTGAAAGTCATTATTCTTAAATGCTTCATAACTGGCTTTTAAACTTGATGTTCTTCGTCCCTCTTTCATCTTAGAAAGACATTCATTGGTAGTATTAATAAATATAAgtaggtatattttctttttcaagtcttACTAGTTCTGGCATTATTTTGGCTTATCCATTATTATTTGGTTTAAACCATTATTTTCATCACTGTAATTTAAGCTATTTTATGTAAAGATTTAAGATCAGTTTTTACCTAGTTATGAAGTAACTACAGGATGGGTATCTTAATTTGGAATACAGATAACCAGTACAGAAGTGAACAAACTCAAGGCAACCTAAGTTCTGCGGCTATAGAGAAAGCCTGGTAGAAAGAACTGGTAGAAAGAATAAAGTATAGTCCTAGCAGATGCTGTGGCTTACAGTCAAGAATATGGGCGTCATGAGCAATTACTATGAGGAGGGATCTGCATGAGGTTGTATGAatctattttttacttttcattatcAATCAGGAATTTCTGCATATtcatttcattaaataaaatgtcAGATAGCATAAAACtatgatttaaaaatgaaactctaCAATGCAAGAAAACTCTTTTTCTTCCTACCTAGCTGTTTCTATTTGAGTTTGCCAAGGATCCagacaaaatttaacattgttTCCAAACCTTTTTCCTTTTTACCTGAGCTGTAGCTTGAACTGCTTGAGCTGCTGCCATGGTAATTGCCCCTGCACCAGTTCCTGAAGACAAGGAGCCAATATTATAGGATGCCAGAGGCTGGGAGGAATTCACATTGTAAGCATTGTTAGAAGAGGCTGTAGAATTATTATTTCGACAACCTGTATAGAATTAAAGAAGCAATAAAAATGGTTAGAGAGAACATAAAGTTAGTGAGCTTAAAATATATTAGTTCTCAGCACAGATATAAtcactaaatttaaaattttcatgtcacatttttgcttctttcttcctaTGGTAGACTTTAACCAGGTAAAGAATCTGTATAATTAATCGTAATTGCTgtcatttccctttattttaatgcaaacaaaaaaagaaaacaatcatatTTAAGATAATAAACTTACCTAGTGTATTTTCCTTAGAGGCATCTGATGTTAGGGTAGATAAAAGAGCTTCAGATTTAAACTTCTTTTCAGGTATATGATCTGTTGTCGTATGGTGAGAAGTTGGATTATATTTCCTTTCTGAATacaaatagaaaattcaaatttttttaaagtttagagaACTATAGACAAGGCATAATATTGTACTTTCATCTGGTTATAAACTGATACAGTTATGATCTGAGTTCCTCGTGGAATACAGAACATTACGTTTTCTGAGAAGACAGGACAAACAGAACTCTCTGTGTCACCTGTTTTAGTAAGAGCAGACTGCTCggacatttaaaaaactttaataGCAAAGTAGTGAAGATAACCCATGATACACCATGGTTTCACATATAACATGAggagaattttgttttcaaaacattaactgcaatttaaaataattttcaatcaATCTTTCTTTCATATCAAATTGCTCTGTCAAAAAAAGGCACCAATACGGTCATCTAGCCAGCTAGCATCTGACTAACCATTCATTTACTCACTAACTCACCAGCCATTTGAGACTTTATTATAAGCCAACAGTAAGctaaaaaattgaaaagcaaGGATAAAAAAGACGAAGAGCCCACAATCAAGTAGTTCACGGTTTGGCTTAGTTCTAACACTCCCTGGAGAGAAGCAGGTGTCTGTATGTAGTCAGTATACACTGCTACTAGTACCACACGTTCTTCCGCAATGAATTCCAGGGAAAACAGACTACCTGTTCCCAAATCAAATATGCTCTTCCCAAATGAAGAAGATAAATCTGCCAGTAATTGCgatgaaaaaaatacatctcaCAAAATAAAAGGGGAGGATATTCGTTTCTCAATTGGTTGTGTAAAGCTAGTGAAAGAGAATACATAGATaatataatgaatttttaattgtctttaaaattttagctGTCCTAAATCAAACTTACTTTCCACTGGAGTATGTGAGTGAGCATGGTGATTGTTCACTGGCTGTGAAGGAGTATCTAATTCCAgagatcctaaaaaaaaaaaaaaaaaagagaggcacaGAGATAGACCACATGAGATATCGCCACAGAACTTTACACATCAATCAAATACAGGCACTCTGTACCCTTAACCAGCAAAGGACTGGCAAGCTCTGATGCCTATGCCTGTAGCATTTTAGCCAAACACATTAGAGGGTCACCACTGCCAATTTTACCCTGAGCCAATCTGATCCTCTTTCTAAACAATAAGTTAACCTATTTTTCAATATTCACATTAAGTACAAAATGGGTCAAGGCATGCTAATGTCTGAGTTAGGGAATTCACGACATTTGGTACCACATAAGTGGATGAATGGGTATTATAACTCCATTACTGATCTGAAAAACTCAACCTAGAGTTACTGAGCTGAAGACCTTTTAATGGGAGAGTCTAAAGTATTAGGCAATGGGACATtactataagaaagaaaattctctgATCATTAAAATGACATGTGATAGTAAAGACTTCCTAAAAGAAGTTAGGGATTTTGTTTGTGAAAAGTGATGCATAGAATCTCTACCACCAAGCTTTAAAATACTTGTAAAGAAATTTCCTGGGTTTATCTTGATCCCTTGAGATGAAATTATGGCAGGGCACAGGGTGGAGCAATTTTTATAACTTGATCTAATTTACTTTCATACGTCTGCGTCCTTACAGAGGATGCTTCATTAACCTTCCTGCAGTACTGAATAGGCATGGCTTATTGCTACTCACACCTACTATCAgcgtttcagaaaaataaaataaaatattttattttgtctcaaAATACTTATTATCTTCAGATAGGGTCCCCCTGGAATAAAAGTATCACAAATAAATGAGATGATCACCTAAAATGATGGATCTATTTCTGAATACAAACATGCAACTATGGGTCCCAAGATGGATTCATGTGTGGGTGCTGCCCTAGTTGACGTCTAGTGAGTATATAAACAGAGATATATGTAACCTAACACTCTAAAGAAACCTTTCATCTGTGTGTAGAAATAGGTACATGTTGCTGTACCTATTTCTTGCTGTGGAGATGCACCAAGAAAAGAGATGCTTGAATCCTTTAATCAAATTCTACTAGAAATCAGCCATAATACTGACTTGATTCAACTAACATTTAGTGAGTGCCTACTCTGGGCTTAGCACAGCACTATCTGCTTTTATCTATTTAGGCTGGAAGAGCTAAATTAGTTAAAGAAACAGAGCTCATGTCTCCATTTTGGGGAAGTCTCCTAAGTTAAACCCTAGAAGTGATAAGAGTAAATTATGGCAGGAGATCAAGTCGAGTCTTGcagagaaatattaaaatggtTTCTTGCTGATAAGAGAAAGTTTAGGAAAGACTTCTTGAGAAAAAGAGGAAGTGTTGAAGAACTCATTAAAATCTTTCTTAGTAACACAGCTGAGGGAAAGCTTTAAGGCAGtccttaagaagaaaaaataacaaccTTCCTCAACACTTAAGTGCATAAACTGGCAGGGCAAAGTCAAAACACTTAATGCCAGATGGCTGACTTGTTTCTAGATGGTTGTATTCCTTTAAATCTTTGTTCCTACCACTCATCTTACTAGCACATATCCATGTTAAAAAATGGAATGACTTAATATGTTATTTTCATACAGAGTGAGTGGATGATATATTATCTCTCCAAGTATCCGTGACCCAAACAGTCCAACTGCTGGGGACCAAGCTATCCCACCCAGGTGCCACCATCCACCAAGGAGCAGGATCTGAGAAGCCTCTGTGGGACGTGTGTCTCCTCAATGATGTGCACATGTACTGTCCAACATTGATGCAAAACTGTAAATTTTACTTACGCCTCTCTAATATTTCTGTAATTCCAGCATTATCagcttccagctccattttaaaCTTAGCCAGTTCCTGATCCAGCTTTCTCAAGTGTCGATCTACCTGTTTCAAAGAAGATCAAAGATAACCACCACAATTTGGGACACTATTAAAGTGTCAGTTTAATGAGGAAAcctaaatctttatttcttttagtgcATCTGCTTTGTATCCTTGAGCAAGTCAATTAACCTACACCGCAGGTTTTTAATCTATAACATGAGGGTGCTAGGCTAAGTATCTCCGAAGTTTCCTTgaataaattttaagttttaagaaACCAGAATCACAATTTGTTAGAAAATGTTTGGAAGAAGTAGGATATGAAAAGTAAAGCAAAGATGGGCGGTGGGTGGTACAGGAGGGTTGGTAACAGTTCTTAGTATGCCCTGCGATTACTTTCAGCCTAATCTCCTACTTATAACAAGGCCATCCACACTGCCAGACCATAATAACTGTCACAGTAAGGAATGAAAGATCCTCAGTCTACAAACAAAGAGGCTCCTATATTCTATACATACATTTCTCTAAGGCAGGAAAGTGGACCATTATACttgtaaacatttatgtaaaGAGTTGAAACAAAAGGGGTTTTTAGCCAGAAAATGCCATTCCACAAACAGCTTGGTCAAAAGGGTTTTATTGTAATACTGTTGCCCTTGGTTAAGGTGGCAAAATTGTATTTTCTCATTCACCTAGAGATCTTTGGACTGATTTCAGAAAATTTTATGACACCTCAAACTAGCAACAAgtcttaatgtatttttaaagcttaatattaaattttttcaatACTTATTCAAATTTACTACTTTGAAGTGAAACCAAAAAACACCAAGTCTTGAAAAATATTCATGTCACATTATTGTCAACATCTTTTTTTCAAACTCTAGTTTCCCTCTTAATCACTGTTATAATTAAGAGTAACTTTCTCACAAATGTCAAAATGCTATGATACACCAGAgggcaaaaaatttaaataagactTTCGATTAAATAACGTGTATCTAAATGAGGGAGTGGGGAAGAAGAATAGCAAAAGACACTTGTGGGTGTTAGATGCCACTAATGTGTTTGGTGCATTGGAAGCTTTATGTTTTCTAGTCCTTGCTCTAATCTTTTGAGATAGGTTATTACTGTCTCCACTTCATaagtgaagaaactaaggctcagaagggTTAAGCAACATGTCCAAATTCAATAACTAGTGCCTTATAAAAATGAGACTCAACTCTGATCTATTTGTAATAGATTGTGCTTCACTGTTTATACCTAACATTGCCCTCTGAACTTCTGCATGTAGAAGCCAATTTTTTAACTCAAAGTAATAGAattcaaattgaaaaaaataagaatattgtcttattatttgtattttgtatattaatagtAATCATTGGGATGCTGGTTTATGATTTTTCAAGAATTCAAGGCCCAATTTTCCTTCCACCTTCACACATAATTTTTCAGAGCTTGGTAGAAGTTGTaattacaatatttaaaattctatagGGTCACGTATTACAGACACATGCTACTATTCAAAGAACCTGCAGGTAACTGAGCATCCTTTTTAATGGAAACTCCCTTCCAATGATAAAGTGTGAACACAGACCTGTTATTCAAGAATATCTCTTACATTGTCAAAATTTAATCTCAAGGGAGATCAGAAAAAACACTCATATTTAAATTCCAAGTCTACTTAATGCAATGAAAATACTCCACCACCTTTCTTACCTACAACTATACTACTAATAAATATTGAGTTCCTATCGTGTGCTTGGCACTGGGTAAACAGAGAATACCTGAAGAATGAGAGAATCCCTGCCTTCATAGGAATTAAAATTTAGCTGACAAATCAAGATTTATGTAAGATTTTTAACACAGTAAAGGTATAAACAAATaaaggtataaaaaaataaataaaaatctcctAGATGTAACAAAAAACAGCGAGAAAGGGTCAGAAGTagcacataaagaaaaaatataatattggGCTATTGTAGACATAAAGGTATTAATGAATGAGTTAGATAGTGAAGAATGGATTGTCTTCAAACAGGTGGAAAGATGGAGTGATAATTAAATAACTAAAGAATGTATAGAGACAAGAAGACAAACAGAActctcagagaaaaacaaagtctGGTGTGGCCTGTCATAGGGGCAGACAGTATAGACAGGAAGTGTTAGAATCtcggctgggggcaggggggatcGAGGTGAGATGAAGAAACCATACATACCTCCCTAACTCATTCCACCCCTGAACTTAAGAACTGCTTAATTATCTTTTAAGATAGCACTAATAATGTTTATTATACCTGAAAACATGGAAATAATGATGGAATTCCCAATATTAGATAGTTCAGAAAAAGCAGTGGAACCCAAAGAGTTAATAACTCGAAAAACCGAATTCACAATTAAAATAAACAGATACAGAAAAGCCTTAACCACATTGTGGTGGGGAGTTTTGTATGAGAGCTTTCAATCATTCCCACCTCCTGGTAGGTAA includes the following:
- the ING3 gene encoding inhibitor of growth protein 3 isoform X1, yielding MLYLEDYLEMIEQLPMDLRDRFTEMREMDLQVQNAMDQLEQRVSEFFMNAKKNKPEWREEQMASIKKDYYKALEDADEKVQLANQIYDLVDRHLRKLDQELAKFKMELEADNAGITEILERRSLELDTPSQPVNNHHAHSHTPVEKRKYNPTSHHTTTDHIPEKKFKSEALLSTLTSDASKENTLGCRNNNSTASSNNAYNVNSSQPLASYNIGSLSSGTGAGAITMAAAQAVQATAQMKEGRRTSSLKASYEAFKNNDFQLGKEFSMPREAAGYSSSSALMTTLTQNASSSAADSRSGRKSKNNNKSSSQQSSSSSSSSSLSSCSSSSTVVQEISQQTTVVPESDSNSQVDWTYDPNEPRYCICNQVSYGEMVGCDNQDCPIEWFHYGCVGLTEAPKGKWYCPQCTAAMKRRGSRHK